CCCGCTGGCGCAGGCCATGAGCAAATCCGGCAGGTGGCTGGTCGCCACCGCGCCATTCGATACGGCATGGCGAAATAGGCGATCGGTCGCTTCGCGGATCGAGATGACGGTCGGTTTGATCTCACCCGGCTCCGGCGCCCGCAGCCGCCGGCCGCCGAGCTCGGCCGCGCGGAAGCCGCTGGCCGCCTCGGCAAAGCGGGCGATCTCGGCCGGGTCGTCGAAACGGTCGAAGGACTTTTGCGGATCGTTGCGCAGCACCACGGTGTTCGCCGTATCGAGCGCAAGGATGCCGCCGGTGAAGCGGTGCGGGGTCCAGGATACCGTCATGATCAAAATCTAACCTATAAAACGTGTTTGACAAGTTAGATTCCGAGTGCAAGTTTCCGAGTGGGCCGGATTATCCGGCCCGCGCATGATACCAAAATCGGAACGATTTTTGGAAAGGGTCATGCGCAATATCAAAGTGCTACAGCGTCCTTTGCGCGCCGGATGGGCGCGCGGCGCTGTAGGGGATGCCGCATGCTCTATTTCTTCCAGCAGGTGCTGAACGGGCTGCATTCAGGCGCGCTCTACGCGCTGCTCGCCTTCGGCTATGTGCTGACCAACGGCATCCTGCACCGCACCAACCTGGCCTACGGCGCGCTGTTCGCCTTTTGCGGCCAGACGATGATCCTGACCGCCGCCTTCGGCTATCAGGCGCTGTGGCTGACGCTCGCCGCCGCGGTGGCGCTCGGCGTCGCCGCGGCCCTGCTCTACGCCGCGCTGATCAGCCACGTCCTGTCGCGCAGCGTGTTCGAGAGGCTCGCCGACCGCTCGCCCAACGCCATCGTGGTGACGACGCTCGGCATCTTGATTTTCCTGTCGGAGGCGAGCCGCATCGCCGCCGACACGCATGATCTCTGGCTGCCGCCGATGCTCGCCGATCCCGTCGTCTTCGCCGAAGGTGAAGGGTTCAAGGTCACGCTTACCGTCATCCAGCTGCTCGACTGCGCGGGGGTCGTCGCGCTGGTGGCGCTGGCGGCCTGGCTGTTCTCGCATTCGCGCTTCGGCCGCGCCTGGCGTGCCGTCTCCGACGATCCGAAAGCAGCGGCGATGTGCGGGATCGATGTGCGCGCGGTGTTCCGCCGCGCCGTGCTGTTCGGCGGTTTCTGCGCGGCCCTGGCCGGGGTGCTTGCCGGCCTCTACTACGGCAATATCTCCTTCGGCACCGGGCTGGTCTACGGCCTGAAGATCCTGTTCGTGACAGCGGTCGGCGGCTACCTGTCGCCGCTTCGGGCGGCCCTTGGCGCCGCGGCCTTCGGCATGGCTGAATCGCTCTGGGCCGGCTACTTCCCGCTCGAATGGCGCGACGCCTGGATCTATCTCTTCCTCGTCGCCATGCTGGTGCTGATCGGCGCCGGGCGCGACCAGGCCAAGATCGCCTAAAGCGCGTCGCGATCTTTCAGATTCGCTTCATCCGCTTTACGTTTTGGATTTAGCATGTCCTTATCCCGAAACCGGTTCCCACTTTCGGGAGACATGCTTCAAGCATCCCAGACTTTGGTTGCATGACGCATCGTCAGGCGGCGGCATTCCGCCTCTGCGCGGCTTATCGATCTGCTCGGCGCGGCTTTGCCATGTTGACCTGCCGGACCACGCACTGCATACCGTTGGGCCAGGCGACGCGACACCGGAGGGGGAATCGGGCGCGCCGCATTGTGAGGGAGGATATGCATGGCAGGGCTTCTCGCTCTATCCAGGACGATCGACCGCATCAACGAGTTCATCGGCCGCTGGGTTTCTTGGCTGATCCTGCTTGCGATCCTCGTGAGCGCCGGCAATGCCGTCATCCGCAAGGTGTTCGACACCTCGTCCAATGCCTGGCTGGAACTGCAGTGGTATCTGTTCGGCGCCGCCTTCATGCTGGCCGCGGCCTACACGCTGAAGCAGAACGACCATATCCGCATCGACATCGTCTACGGCATGTTCTCGCGGCGCGTGCAGCACTGGATCGACCTGCTCGGCCACCTGTTCTTCCTGATGCCTTTCGTCGTGCTGATGGTGGTCTATTTCGTGCCTTATGTGTCGCTGTCCTTCCACAGCGGCGAGATGTCGACCAATGCCGGCGGCCTGATCGTCTGGCCGGCCAAGGCCATCCTGCTCGTCGGCTTCTTCCTGCTGGCCCTGCAAGGCGTTTCCGAGATCATCAAGAAGATCGCCATCATGCGCGGCGACATGGACGATCCCAATCCCTTCATATCGGCGCATGAGCAGGCCAGGCTCGAGGCGGAGGCGCTGGCCGAGGAAGCCAAAGCCATCGCCGGCGAGGTCCGCCCATGATCGAGTTCATCGCGCAGAACATGGCGCCGATCATGTTCGCCTCGCTGATCATCTTCCTTTTGATCGGCTACCCCGTCGCCTTCTCGCTCGCCGCCAACGGCCTGCTGTTCTTCTTCATCGGCGTGCTGGTCTCGCCCTATTCCGGCGGGTCGATCAACCTCGCCTGGCCGCTGCTGCATGCGCTGCCGGACAATTTCTACGGCACCAGGGTGATGTCCAACGACACGCTGCTGGCGATACCGTTCTTCACCTTCATGGGCATCGTGCTCGAACGATCCGGCATGGCCGAGGACCTTCTCGACACGATCGGCCAGCTGTTCGGGCCGATCCGCGGCGGCCTTGCCTATGCGGTCATCTTCGTCGGCGCGCTGTTGGCCGCAACCACCGGCGTGGTGGCGGCCTCGGTCATCGCCATGGGGCTGATCTCCCTGCCGATCATGTTGCGCTACGGCTATGACCGCAGGGTCGCCTCCGGCGTCATCGCGGCTTCCGGCACGCTCGCGCAGATCATCCCGCCCTCGCTGGTGCTGATCGTGCTCGCCGACCAGCTCGGCCGCTCGGTCGGCGACATGTATGCCGGCGCGTTGATCCCGGGCATCGTGCTGACCGGTATCTACATGCTCTACATCCTGATCATTTCGATCGTCCGGCCGAACTCGATGCCGGCGCTGCCGCTCGAAGCCCGAACGCTCGGCCGCGGCGTGCTGTCGCTGATCGTGGCGCTTCTGGTTACCGGTGCGATCTCCTATGGCGCCTATCGCTATCTTGCACCGACACAGGGCGACAATGCCGACATCCTCGGCTTCGCCGTCGGGGTCATCGTCATCTATGTCGCCGCCATCGTCGACCAGCGGCTGCGCATCAACATGATGTCCAAGCTGGCGCAGCAGGTGGTAATCGTGCTGATCCCGCCGCTGGCGCTGATCTTCCTGGTGCTGGGCACGATCTTCCTCGGCATCGCCACGCCGACCGAGGGCGGCGCCATGGGTTCGGTCGGAGCATTGATCATGGCGGCGGCCAAGGGGCGGCTGTCGCTCGACGTCGTCAAACAGGCGCTCGCCTCGACGACCAGGCTTTCCTCCTTCGTGCTGTTCATCCTGATCGGCGCGCGCGTCTTCTCGCTGACCTTCTACGGCGTCAACGGCCACATCTGGGTCGAGCATCTGTTGATCTCGCTGCCCGGCGGCGAGACGGGCTTCCTGATCGGCGTCAACATCCTGGTCTTCGTGCTTGCCTTCTTCCTCGATTTTTTCGAGCTCGCCTTCATCATCGTGCCGCTGCTGGCGCCCGCCGCCGACAAGCTCGGCATCGACCTGATCTGGTTCGGCGTGCTGCTCGGCGTCAACATGCAGACCAGCTTCATGCATCCGCCATTCGGCTTCGCGCTGTTCTACCTGCGCTCGGTCGCGGCCCGCGTGCCTTACCTGGACAGGATCACCGGAAAGCAGATCGCGCCAGTCTCTACCGGGCAGATCTATTGGGGCGCCGTGCCGTTCGTCTGCATCCAGGTGATCATGATCGGGCTCACCATCGCCTTCCCGCAGATGGTCATGCGCTACAAGGGAGCGGCGGTGGAGCCCAGCACGATAGACCTGAAGCTGCCCGACATGCCCTCGCTGTCGCCGCTCGGCACGCCACCCACCAATAACGGCGCGGCGCCCGCCAATGGCGGCGCGCCGGCGGCGCCAGGCACGCCCGACCTGTCGCAGCCACCGAGCTTCGGCGAAGCGCCGGCCAAACCGGCGGCGCCGGCACCCGACCTCTCGCAGCCACCCAAATTCAACTGAGGCGAGCGGACCATGAGAGCCGTGCGGCTGGAGGCGGTAGGCAAGATCGCGCTGCGCGAGGTCCCCAAACCCTTTCCCGGGCCCGAGCACGTTCTCGTGCGCATCGAAGCCTGCGGCGTCTGCGGCACCGACCGGCACCTTTTCCACGGCGAGTTCCCCTGCACGCCGCCGGTGACGCTCGGCCATGAATTCTCCGGCATTGTCGAAGCCGTCGGCGCGGCAGTGTCCGGCATTGCGATCGGCGACCGCGTCACCGGCGATCCCAACATCGCCTGCGGACGCTGCGCCCACTGCCATGCCGGCCGCGTCAATCTCTGCAGCAATCTCAGCGCCATCGGCATCCATCGCGACGGCGGCTTCGCCGACTATGTGCTGATGCCGCACAGGCAGGCGTTCCGGCTACCCCCGAACCTAAGACCGACGCATGGCGCCTTCTGCGAGCCGCTGGCCTGCTGCCTGCACGGCGTCGACCTGGCAGCGATCCGGCCGGGCGCGTCGGTCGTGGTGCTCGGCGGCGGCGTCATCGGCCTGCTCGTCGTGCAACTGGCGAAGCTCGCCGGTGCTGCGACCATCATCCTGTCGACCAGGCAGGCCTCGCGCCGCGCGCTTGCCGAGGAGCTCGGCGCGACGGCAACGGTGGATCCAAGCGCCGGCGATCCGGTCGCAGCCATCGCCGGCCCGAATGGCCTGGCGCCCGGCGGCGTCGACATGGTGCTGGAGTGCGCTGGCGTGCGCGACACGGTCGAACAGTCGATGCGGATTGCCAAAGCCGGCGGCACGGTCGTGATCGTCGGCGTGGTGCCGCAAGGCATGAAGGTGGAGATCGAGCCGTTCGATCTTTTGTTTCGCGAATTGAAGGTGCTCGGCTCCTTCCTCAACCCGTTCACGCATGGCCGGGCGGCGCAGTTGATTGCCTCCGGGGCGATCGAGATCGATAGGCTGATCTCAAGGCAGGTCAGCTTGGAAGAGGCTCCAGACGTCATCGCCAATCCGCCGGCGCCGGGCGAGGTCAAGGTGCTGGTGGTGCCGGGACGAGGCTGAGACGCAGTTCTCCCTTCTCCCCTTGTGGGAGAAGGTGTCGCCGAAGGCGACGGATGAGGGGTGCTCCAGCTTGGCGCGGACGGCACTCCGTCCAACACCCCTCATCCGTCTCGGCGCTGCGCGCCGATCCACCTTCTCCCACAAGGGGAGAAGGTAAGGGCAAGCCTACAGCTTGCCGTTGCGCTGCTGCACCATCATGAAGGTGTCGTAATTATATTCGGCGACCTGGGCCCAGAGATAGTGCTCCTTGCGGAAGCCCTTGATCGATTCCCAGATCTTCTTGAACGGCGCGTTGTTGGCTTCCATTTCGGCATAGACTTCGTTGGCCTTTTCGAAGCAGGCCGCCAGGATTTCCTGGCTGAAAGGCGCCAGCTTGGCGCCGCCGGCCACCAGCCGCTTCACCGCCGCCGGATTGAGGAAGTCGTATTTCTGCAGCATGTTGGCGTCCGCCGCCTGGGCGGCGGTGTGCACCAGCGACTTGTAGGCCGGCGACAGCTCTTCGTATTTGGCCTTGTTGAAGAGCAGGTGCACGGTCGGGCCGCCTTCCCACCAGCCGGGATAGTAGTAATAGGGCGCGACCTTGTAGAAGCCGAGCTTCTCGTCGTCATAGGGGCCGACCCATTCGGCCGCATCGATCGTGCCCTTTTCCAGCGCCGGGTAGATGTCGCCGCCGGCGATCTGCTGCGGCACGACTCCGAGCTTCTGCACGACCTTGCCGGCAAAACCGCCGATGCGCATCTTCAGGCCGGACAGGTCGGCGACCGTGTTGATCTGCTTGCGGAACCAGCCGCCCATCTGCACGCCCGTGTTGCCGCCCGGCAGACCGAAAAGGCCCTGCGTGGCCAGGAATTCGTTGAACAGGTCGATGCCGCCGCCATGGTAGTGCCAGGCATTCATGCCGCGCGCATTGAGCGAGAACGGCACGGCCGCGCCCAGCGCCCAGGTGGGATCCTTGCCCCAGTAATAGTATGCCACCGTATGACAGGCTTCGACCGTGCCGGCTGCGGTGGCGTCCGCCGCCTGCAGACCGGGCACCAGTTCGCCGGAGGCGAAGACCTGGACCTGGAAATTGCCATCGGTCGCTTCCGACAGCATTTTCGAGAAGACCTCGGCGCCGCCATAGATCGTGTCGAGCGACTTGGGGAAGGACGACGCAAGCCGCCAGGTCACTTTCGGGTTGGACTGGGCGATGGCCGGCGCGGCGAGCGCCGCGGCCGCTGCGGCGGCACCAACGCCGGAGGCACCGGCCTTGCGGATGAATGAACGACGATCCATTAAGTTTCCTCCCTTGCGGATCAGCTGACCGATGCCGGGACATTCTCGGTGCCCGGACCGGTTGTCGAGAACCATACACGGGCAAGAAGTCGAGTCCAGCGCCGCGACCCAGCTAGCGGCCATTCGGCCGCCATCTGCAACTATAGTCTAACGCTCACTTCCCTGGCCCATGCGAGGCGGCCAAACTTGCCATGGAAAAGCCGCGTCGGATCGCTTATTTTATAGGCAGAACAATTCCTTGGCCTGATGGAAACCAAACTCAAAATGCAGCAACCGCTCGTCGCCGTCTCAACCGACGTCCGCCAGTTCGACAACTACAGCTGGCACGCCGCGCCCCAGCAGTATCTGGAAGCGGCTGTGGCCGGCGCCGGCGTGTTCCCGCTGCTGGTGCCGTCCTTCGGCGACCGGCTCGACCTCGACGAATTGCTGTCGGCAGTCGACGGCGTCATGCTGACGGGTTCGAAATCCAATGTGCATCCCTCGCTTTATGACGGCGACCCGAGCGAGGCCAACGGTCCCTACGATCAGGCGCGCGATGCCACGACGCTGCCGCTGATCCGCAAGGCGCTCGAGCGCGGCGTGCCGGTGCTTGCGATCTGCCGCGGCATCCAGGAGCTGAACGTGGCGCTGGGCGGCACGCTGGGCACCGAAATCCAGGAGCGCGAAGGCTCGCTCGACCATCGCGCGCCGGTGAGCGACAATCAGGACGAGCGCTTCGCCATCCATCAGACGGTCTCGATCAAGCCGGGCAGCTGCTTAGCCGGCGTGTTCGGCGCCGGCGACATCAAGGTCAACTCCTTGCATCGGCAGGGGATCGACCGACTCGGCTCGAAACTGCAAATCGAGGCTTTGGCCACCGACGGCACGATCGAAGCGGTTTCCGTCAAGGACGCCCGCGCCTTCGCGGTCGGCGTGCAATGGCACCCCGAATACTGGGTGAAGTCGGACAGCAATTCCGCCAAGATCTTCAAGGCCTTCGGAGATGCCGTGCGGCTGCACGCGGCGGCAAAAGCAGGCGCGCGCGCCGCGGCGGAGTAGATATCGATGTAGCCGCCGCTTGGTGCGAAATTCCGCGATCAGAACTTGTAGCTGACGCCGAAGCGGACAGATTGCGTCGTCACGTGAGTCGGGTAAAGCCACGAGCTATCAGTCGCTGGATTGTCGGTGAACTTCCCGAAATCAGTGTAACGGTACTCGACGCGGGTGGTCCAATTTTGCGCGAAGGCATATTCAACACCTGCGCCCAACGTCCACCCTGCCTTTGTGTGGGATGAACTATCCGCC
This region of Mesorhizobium sp. M2A.F.Ca.ET.046.03.2.1 genomic DNA includes:
- a CDS encoding branched-chain amino acid ABC transporter permease; translated protein: MLYFFQQVLNGLHSGALYALLAFGYVLTNGILHRTNLAYGALFAFCGQTMILTAAFGYQALWLTLAAAVALGVAAALLYAALISHVLSRSVFERLADRSPNAIVVTTLGILIFLSEASRIAADTHDLWLPPMLADPVVFAEGEGFKVTLTVIQLLDCAGVVALVALAAWLFSHSRFGRAWRAVSDDPKAAAMCGIDVRAVFRRAVLFGGFCAALAGVLAGLYYGNISFGTGLVYGLKILFVTAVGGYLSPLRAALGAAAFGMAESLWAGYFPLEWRDAWIYLFLVAMLVLIGAGRDQAKIA
- a CDS encoding CGNR zinc finger domain-containing protein, whose product is MTVSWTPHRFTGGILALDTANTVVLRNDPQKSFDRFDDPAEIARFAEAASGFRAAELGGRRLRAPEPGEIKPTVISIREATDRLFRHAVSNGAVATSHLPDLLMACASGLSGSATEIGTPGQPFGDPRTPIAFEAALAVSALSLLRDETVARLRICPNCSWLFVDRSRNASRLWCDMAVCGNRQKANRYYRRRSAAREVPNA
- a CDS encoding gamma-glutamyl-gamma-aminobutyrate hydrolase family protein, translating into MQQPLVAVSTDVRQFDNYSWHAAPQQYLEAAVAGAGVFPLLVPSFGDRLDLDELLSAVDGVMLTGSKSNVHPSLYDGDPSEANGPYDQARDATTLPLIRKALERGVPVLAICRGIQELNVALGGTLGTEIQEREGSLDHRAPVSDNQDERFAIHQTVSIKPGSCLAGVFGAGDIKVNSLHRQGIDRLGSKLQIEALATDGTIEAVSVKDARAFAVGVQWHPEYWVKSDSNSAKIFKAFGDAVRLHAAAKAGARAAAE
- a CDS encoding TRAP transporter substrate-binding protein encodes the protein MDRRSFIRKAGASGVGAAAAAAALAAPAIAQSNPKVTWRLASSFPKSLDTIYGGAEVFSKMLSEATDGNFQVQVFASGELVPGLQAADATAAGTVEACHTVAYYYWGKDPTWALGAAVPFSLNARGMNAWHYHGGGIDLFNEFLATQGLFGLPGGNTGVQMGGWFRKQINTVADLSGLKMRIGGFAGKVVQKLGVVPQQIAGGDIYPALEKGTIDAAEWVGPYDDEKLGFYKVAPYYYYPGWWEGGPTVHLLFNKAKYEELSPAYKSLVHTAAQAADANMLQKYDFLNPAAVKRLVAGGAKLAPFSQEILAACFEKANEVYAEMEANNAPFKKIWESIKGFRKEHYLWAQVAEYNYDTFMMVQQRNGKL
- a CDS encoding TRAP transporter large permease subunit, with protein sequence MIEFIAQNMAPIMFASLIIFLLIGYPVAFSLAANGLLFFFIGVLVSPYSGGSINLAWPLLHALPDNFYGTRVMSNDTLLAIPFFTFMGIVLERSGMAEDLLDTIGQLFGPIRGGLAYAVIFVGALLAATTGVVAASVIAMGLISLPIMLRYGYDRRVASGVIAASGTLAQIIPPSLVLIVLADQLGRSVGDMYAGALIPGIVLTGIYMLYILIISIVRPNSMPALPLEARTLGRGVLSLIVALLVTGAISYGAYRYLAPTQGDNADILGFAVGVIVIYVAAIVDQRLRINMMSKLAQQVVIVLIPPLALIFLVLGTIFLGIATPTEGGAMGSVGALIMAAAKGRLSLDVVKQALASTTRLSSFVLFILIGARVFSLTFYGVNGHIWVEHLLISLPGGETGFLIGVNILVFVLAFFLDFFELAFIIVPLLAPAADKLGIDLIWFGVLLGVNMQTSFMHPPFGFALFYLRSVAARVPYLDRITGKQIAPVSTGQIYWGAVPFVCIQVIMIGLTIAFPQMVMRYKGAAVEPSTIDLKLPDMPSLSPLGTPPTNNGAAPANGGAPAAPGTPDLSQPPSFGEAPAKPAAPAPDLSQPPKFN
- a CDS encoding zinc-dependent alcohol dehydrogenase family protein; this encodes MRAVRLEAVGKIALREVPKPFPGPEHVLVRIEACGVCGTDRHLFHGEFPCTPPVTLGHEFSGIVEAVGAAVSGIAIGDRVTGDPNIACGRCAHCHAGRVNLCSNLSAIGIHRDGGFADYVLMPHRQAFRLPPNLRPTHGAFCEPLACCLHGVDLAAIRPGASVVVLGGGVIGLLVVQLAKLAGAATIILSTRQASRRALAEELGATATVDPSAGDPVAAIAGPNGLAPGGVDMVLECAGVRDTVEQSMRIAKAGGTVVIVGVVPQGMKVEIEPFDLLFRELKVLGSFLNPFTHGRAAQLIASGAIEIDRLISRQVSLEEAPDVIANPPAPGEVKVLVVPGRG
- a CDS encoding TRAP transporter small permease subunit → MAGLLALSRTIDRINEFIGRWVSWLILLAILVSAGNAVIRKVFDTSSNAWLELQWYLFGAAFMLAAAYTLKQNDHIRIDIVYGMFSRRVQHWIDLLGHLFFLMPFVVLMVVYFVPYVSLSFHSGEMSTNAGGLIVWPAKAILLVGFFLLALQGVSEIIKKIAIMRGDMDDPNPFISAHEQARLEAEALAEEAKAIAGEVRP